In the genome of Apodemus sylvaticus chromosome 2, mApoSyl1.1, whole genome shotgun sequence, one region contains:
- the LOC127677417 gene encoding olfactory receptor 6B1 yields MDVENQTRVTKFILVGFPGSLGMRAAVFLMFLVAYILTVAENVIIILLVQQNRPLHKPMYFFLANLSFLETWYISVTVPKLLFSFWSMSNGISFTHCMIQLYFFIALMCTECVLLAAMAYDRYVAICRPLHYPTIMSHGLCFRLALGSWVIGFGISLAKIYFISRLSFCGPNVINHFFCDISPVLNLSCTDMSIAELVDFVLALVIFLFPLSITVLSYGCILATVLRMPTGKQKAFSTCASHLVVVTIFYSATIFMYARPRAIHAFNMNKVISIFYAIVTPALNPFIYCLRNREVKEALKKLIYCQAIRSD; encoded by the coding sequence ATGGATGTGGAGAACCAGACACGAGTCACCAAGTTCATTCTGGTGGGGTTTCCTGGGAGCTTGGGCATGAGAGCAGCTGTGTTCCTGATGTTTCTTGTGGCCTATATTCTGACTGTAGCTGAAAACGTGATCATCATCCTACTGGTGCAGCAGAACCGCCCACTACACAAGCCTATGTACTTCTTCCTCGCCAACCTGTCTTTCTTGGAGACCTGGTACATCTCTGTGACTGTGCCCAAGCTTCTGTTCAGCTTCTGGTCCATGAGTAATGGCATCTCCTTCACTCACTGTATGATTCAGCTTTACTTCTTCATTGCACTTATGTGTACAGAATGCGTTCTCTTAGCTGCGATGGCCTATGACCGTTATGTGGCAATCTGTCGCCCGTTGCACTACCCCACCATCATGAGTCATGGACTCTGTTTCCGCCTAGCTCTTGGTTCCTGGGTCATTGGCTTTGGTATCTCTTTGGCAAAGATCTACTTCATCTCTCGCCTCAGCTTCTGTGGCCCCAATGTCATCAACCACTTTTTCTGTGACATCTCACCAGTTCTTAACCTCTCCTGCACAGACATGTCCATTGCTGAGCTGGTGGACTTTGTCTTGGCTCTGGTCATCTTCCTCTTCCCACTGTCAATCACTGTTTTATCATATGGATGTATTCTGGCCACTGTGTTACGCATGCCAACAGGAAAGCAGAAAGCCTTTTCCACCTGTGCTTCCCACCTTGTGGTGGTTACCATCTTCTACTCAGCCACTATTTTTATGTATGCCCGACCCCGAGCTATCCACGCCTTCAACATGAACAAAGTTATTTCTATCTTCTATGCCATTGTGACCCCAGCCCTCAATCCTTTCATTTATTGCCTAAGGAACCGAGAAGTCAAAGAAGCTCTAAAGAAATTGATCTATTGCCAGGCCATCCGATCTGACTAG